The following proteins are encoded in a genomic region of Nicotiana sylvestris chromosome 4, ASM39365v2, whole genome shotgun sequence:
- the LOC138889973 gene encoding uncharacterized protein, with protein MVVGFRGNLASHPYFTRSKGSIGMSSEMTLPTIPITDDSPISGIPTSESAATEENRILRIWVMEMWDSWANGREPPSAIPGFPELFPRSGGTSNVPISHPNTPLGHPTISAHFVGMPSEVRPQVFMSGAASNIFTSPPCSATVQPILPRPSFDPSAFTFQTPTFQMEPSQFPTYTYPQPPQFEFTAGQEKTTKTPKQEDIAKNMRSMEQSLKNIQGLSGQKSVSYVDLCMFPHVHLPLGFKTPKFENYDRRGDPIAHLKKYCNQLRGAGGKEELLMAYFGESLIGIASEWYMDQDIYRWHIWDDLARDFVRQFQYNIDIAPDRNSLTNLKKKSSESFREDAVKWREQVSRVKPLMDEVEMVIVFLQGHEADYFQNMMSVMGKSFAEAIKIGEMVENGSNSKPIRYQSYFPSHSGWVWRNSERREKGRNIHGSVGCKKTPYSQIPSPRKDPTTLLPPPRHGLCFSSIHGHECSTLCLSTATSQP; from the coding sequence ATGGTGGTTGGTTTTCgtggtaacctggcttcgcaCCCGTACTTTACTAGATCGAAGGGGAGCATTGGaatgtcttcagaaatgactCTGCCAACAATTCCCATCACGGATGATAGCCCAATCTCGGGCATCCCAACATCAGAATCGGCAGCTACCgaagaaaatagaatcttgcgtatttgggttatggaaatGTGGGACTCTTGGGCAAATGGAAGAGAGCCACCAAGCGCAATCCCAGGATTCCCCGAACTTTTTCCTAGATCAGGTGGTACTTCCAATGTTCCAATCAGTCACCCAAATACCCCACTAGGACATCCAACTATCTCAGCTCATTTCGTAGGAAtgccttctgaggttcgcccaCAGGTGTTCATGTCCGGTGCAGCTTCAAATATCTTCACCTCTCCCCCATGCTCGGCCACGGTACAGCCTATACTACCTAGGCCCAGTTTTGACCCCTCAGCTTTCACCTTCCAAACACCTACCTTTCAAATGGAACCTTCTCAGTTTCCCACTTATACTTATCCTCAGCCACCTCAATTTGAGTTCACTGCGGGGCAAGAAAAGACTACCAAAACTCCTAAGCAAGAAGATATTGCGAAGAATATGAGGAGTATGGAGCAGAGCCTCAAGAACATACAAGGCTTGAGTGGGCAGAAAAGTGTGTCTTATGTAGatttatgcatgttccctcatgtgcacttaccattgggattcaaaaccccaaaatttgagaattaCGATAGGCGcggtgatcctattgctcatctcaagaaatattgcaatcaATTGCGAGGGgccggtggaaaggaagaactactcatggcctatttcggagaaagtctaATTGGCATCGCCTctgagtggtatatggaccaggatatATACCGCTGGCacatctgggatgatcttgctagagacttcgtcaggcagttccagtacaatattgatattgctccagataggaactcgttgacaaacttgaaaaagaaatcctCGGAAAGCTTCCGGGAGGACGCAGTTAAATGGCGTGAGCAGGTGTCTAGGGTAAAGCCTCTAATGGATGAGGTCGAAATGGTCATAGTTTTCCTCCAAGGTCACGAAGCcgactacttccaaaatatgatgtctgTTATGGGTAAATCGTTCGCTGAAGccatcaagattggcgaaatggttgaaaacgggtcgaattctaagccaatccgcTATCAGAGCTActtcccaagccattcagggtgggtctggaggaatagTGAAAGgcgagaaaaaggaagaaacatccatggcagcgTCGGGTGCAAGAAAACACCGTACTCCCAGATCCCTTCTCCCAGAAAGGACCCCACAACTCTATTACCCCCACCAAGACATGGCCTATGCTTCTCATCCATACacggtcatgaatgctcaaccttatgtCTGTCCACAGCAACAAGCCAACCGTAA